In Streptomyces venezuelae, the sequence GGGCTCGCGCAGCAGCCCCTGGATACGGCCGAGCGCGACCGTGGCCTGCTGGTAGCCGTCGAAGACCTGGGAGAGCTGCTGGACGGGCGCGAAGAACAGGTCGATGTAGAGCAGGTACGCGACCAGCGCGCCCGTGGTGAGCGTCCCGGCCTCCACCCGGCCCGCCCCGACGATCAGCACGGCGGCCGCGGCGCCCGAGGACAGCAGCTGCACGAAGGGGAAGTAGACGGATATCAGCCACTGGCCGCGGACCCGGGCCTCGCGGTAGGAGTGGCTGCGCTCGGCGAAGCGCTTGGCGCCCGAGCCCTCGCGGCGGAAGGCCTGGACGATGCGCAGGCCCGAGACGGACTCCTGGAGGTCGGCGTTGACCAGGCTGACCCGGTCGCGGGCGAGCTCGTAGGCCGCGACGGACCTGCGGCGGAACACGATCGTGCCGACGACCAGGACGGGCAGGGTCGCGAAGACGATCAGCGCGAGTTCGACGTCCAGGACGAGCAGCGCGACCAGGATGCCGAAGAAGGTGAAGACGGAGACGACGGCGGTGACGAGCCCGGTCTGCAGGAAGGAGCTCAGCGAGTCCACGTCGGTGGTCATCCGGGTCATGATCTTGCCGGTCAGCTCGCGCTCGTAGTAGTCGAGGCCGAGTCGCTGGAGCTGGGCGAAGATCTTGACGCGCAGGGCGTACAGCACGCGCTCGCCGGTGCGGCCCGTCATGCGGGTCTCGGCGAACTGCGCGGCCCACTGCGCGACGACGACGGCGAGGGCGAGCCCGGCGGCCGCCCAGACGGCGCCGAGCACGGCCTGCTCCACGCCCTGGTCGATGCCGTGCCGGATCAGGATCGGCAGCAGCAGTCCGGCCCCCGCGTCGGCGGCGACGAGGCCGAGGCTGATCGCGAGCGGCGCCCAGAACCCGCGGAGCAGGCGGCGCAGGCCGTAACTCTCCTCGGCGGCCGCGGCGCGGGTCTCGTCCACCTCGGGCAGGTCGTCGGCGGGCGGCAGCGCGGCCACCTGCGCGAGCAGTTCGGGGGTGGCGGGCATGCCGGAGACGGACCCGGCCATGGAATGCCCGGCTCCGGGCGCGCCGCCCGCGGCGGCGGGGGCGGCCGCGACGGGCGTGTCCGGACCGGTGTCGTCCTGGCGGCGCCAGAGCTCGGGGGTGACCCCGCCGGCGACCCGGCGCTTGGCGTTGACCGGCTCCGAGTCGATCTCGGCTTCGAGCTCGATGCCGCGTTCGAGGTCCCGGTCGAGCTCGCGCTCGAACTCGGTCATCACCCGCGCGTCCGGGGTCCGCGGCGAGGCGGCGCCGAGCGCGTCCGGGTCGGTGAGCAGCCTGCGGTAGAGCGCGGACCGGCTCTCCAGCTCCTCGTGCGTCCCGATGTCGGCGAGCCGCCCGCGGTCGAGTACGGCGATCCGGTCGGCCAGTGCGAGCGTGGAGCGGCGGTGGGCGATCAGCAGGGTGGTCCGGCCCGCCATGACCGAGCGCAGGGCCTCGTGGATCTCGTGCTCGACGCGGGCGTCCACGGCGGAGGTGGCGTCGTCGAGGAGCAGCAGCCGGGGGTCGGTGAGGATGGCCCTGGCGAGGGCGATGCGCTGGCGCTGCCCTCCGGAGAGGGTGAGCCCCTGCTCGCCGACCTTCGTGTCGTACCCGGCGGGCAGGGCCTGGATGAATCCCTCGGCCTGGGCGGCGCGGGCGGCTGCCTCGATCTGTTCCTCGGTGGCGCCGGGGTGCCCGTAGGCGATGTTGGCGCGGATGGTGTCGGAGAAGAGGAAGGAGTCCTCGGGGACCAGGCCGATCGCGCCGCGCAGGGAGTCGTAGGTCAGCTCGCGGACGTCGTGGCCGCCGACCCGGACGGCACCGCCGTCGGCGTCGTAGAACCGGGGCAGCAGGAGCGCGACGGTGGACTTGCCGCTGCCCGAGGAGCCGACGACGGCGACGGTCTCGCCCTGCGCCACGGAGAGCGAGAACCCGTCGAGGACGGGCCGGTCGGGGTCGTATCCGAAGCGGACGTCGTCGAACTCGACGGTGGCGGGCGCGTCGGCGGGCAGCTCGTGGGTGCCCTCGTGGATCTCGGGCTCGGTGTCGATGAGCTCGAACACGCGCTCCACGCCGGCCCGGGCCTGCTGTCCGACGGTGAGGACCATGGCGAGCATGCGGACGGGCCCGACGAGCTGGGCGAGGTAGGTGGAGAAGGCGACGAAGGTGCCGAGGGTGACCTGCCCCTCGGTGGCCATCCAGCCGCCGAGGGCCAGCATGGCGACCTGGGCGATCGCGGGAACCGCCTGGAGGGCGGGGGTGTAGCGCGAGTTGAGCCGGATGGTCCGCATCCGGCCGGCGAACAGCCGGCGGCCGGCTTCGCGCAGCTTGCCGGTCTCCTGCTCCTCCTGGCCGAAGCCCTTGACGACGCGGACGCCGGTCACGGCCCCGTCGACGACGGTGGCGACGGCGGCGGCCTGGCCCTGGGCCCACCAGGTGGCGGGGAAGAGCTTCTTGCGGCTGCGCTTGGCTATGAACCACAGGGCGGGGGCCATGAGCAGGGCGACCAGGGTCAGCAGCGGCGAGAGCCAGAGCATGATCCCGAGGGATATCCCGAAGAGCAGGAAGTTCCCGATCGTCATGGGCAGCATGAAGAGCAGACCCTGGATCAGCTGGAGGTCGCTGGTGGCGCGGCCGACGACCTGACCGGTGTTCAGCTCGTCCTGCCGCCGCCCGTCGAGGCGGGCGATCGTGCTGTACATGTCGGTGCGCAGGTCGTGCTGCACGTCGAGGGCGAGCCGCCCTCCGTAGTACCTGCGTATGTAGGTCAGTACGTACACGAGCAGGGCCGCGGCGATGAGCATGCCGGCCCAGGGCGCCATGGGCTTGGTCTGGTCGCCGATGACGTCGTCGATGATCACCTTGGTGACCAGCGGCACGACCGCCATCACCGCCATGCCCACCAGCGAGGAGCCGAGCGCGAGCAGCACATTGGTCCTGTACCGCCAGGTGTAGGCCGCCAGCCGCTTGCCCCAGCCCTGTTTCTCCCCAGCCGCTGTCTCTGCCGCCGCCACGTGGGCCTCCCCGTTCGTCTCGTCCCGTCGGCAGCGCCAACGCTCCGACCGGCGGATTTCATCCCGCCGCAACGATCGCACTGCCGTACGGGCGGGGCGCGCGGACCGCGTCCGACCGGGGCGGGAGGTGGGGCCGGGCCCTGTCAAGACACGACTTTCCGGATCTGTGGGGGACGGGACGCGCTGCCGATGCTGGAAGTCGGCCGCCCGCCGACCGCGGTGGCGCAGCGAAGGGATCGAGGACCATGTCCACTCACCAGGAACACCCGGCCGCCGACGGCCTCGTGCAGCGCGCCGCCCGCGCCGTCGTCCCCTACGTCACCGCGTTCCTCGTCGCGCTGCTCGCGGCGAAGATCGTCGGGATGCTGACCGAGAACGCGTGGGCCCGGCTGGGGACGGCGCTGGGCGTGGCCGTGGTCAGTCTCCTCCTCCATCCCTACGAGGAGCAGGAAGGCCGCCCCCGCGGCTGACGGCCGTCCCACCGGAGGCTGACGTCTCGCCCACACCGGACGGATCGTCCGCCCCGGGCGGATCGCCCGTCCCTTCCGGATCGCCCGTCCCGGACGCTCGGCCGCCCCTCAGAGATGCGTCGGGGCGAACATCTTCAAGGCGGCCGGGAGGACCAGGACCGAGGGGCCCGGGGTCGCCAGCGCCTTCTTCAGATCGGCGGTCAGGGACTCCGGGGTGGTGGTGGAGGCCTGCACACCGAAGGACTGCGCGAGGGTCACGAAGTCGGGGCCGGCCAGCTCGGTGCCGGCCTCGCAGCCGTACTCGCGCAGGATGCCGTAGCCGCCGTCGTCGACGATCAGCCAGGTGACGTCGAGGTCGTGCTGCCGGGCCGTGGCCAGGTCCGCGACCGAGTACATGGCGCCGCCGTCGCCGGAGACCGCCAGTACCGGGGTGTCCGGTTCGGCGACGCACGCGCCGAGGGCCGCCGGGAAGGCGTAGCCGAGGCCGCCCGCGCCCTGGGCCGAGTGCATGGTGTTGGGGTGTTTGGGGTCGAAGGCGGACCAGGCCCAGTAGGACAGGATCGTCATGTCCCAGAAGGACGGGGAGCGGGCCGGCAGCGCGGCCCTGATCGAGCCGAGCAGTTCCTGCTCCAGGGCCACGTCCTGGGCGGCGAGGCGGGCCGCGAT encodes:
- a CDS encoding ABC transporter ATP-binding protein, which translates into the protein MAAAETAAGEKQGWGKRLAAYTWRYRTNVLLALGSSLVGMAVMAVVPLVTKVIIDDVIGDQTKPMAPWAGMLIAAALLVYVLTYIRRYYGGRLALDVQHDLRTDMYSTIARLDGRRQDELNTGQVVGRATSDLQLIQGLLFMLPMTIGNFLLFGISLGIMLWLSPLLTLVALLMAPALWFIAKRSRKKLFPATWWAQGQAAAVATVVDGAVTGVRVVKGFGQEEQETGKLREAGRRLFAGRMRTIRLNSRYTPALQAVPAIAQVAMLALGGWMATEGQVTLGTFVAFSTYLAQLVGPVRMLAMVLTVGQQARAGVERVFELIDTEPEIHEGTHELPADAPATVEFDDVRFGYDPDRPVLDGFSLSVAQGETVAVVGSSGSGKSTVALLLPRFYDADGGAVRVGGHDVRELTYDSLRGAIGLVPEDSFLFSDTIRANIAYGHPGATEEQIEAAARAAQAEGFIQALPAGYDTKVGEQGLTLSGGQRQRIALARAILTDPRLLLLDDATSAVDARVEHEIHEALRSVMAGRTTLLIAHRRSTLALADRIAVLDRGRLADIGTHEELESRSALYRRLLTDPDALGAASPRTPDARVMTEFERELDRDLERGIELEAEIDSEPVNAKRRVAGGVTPELWRRQDDTGPDTPVAAAPAAAGGAPGAGHSMAGSVSGMPATPELLAQVAALPPADDLPEVDETRAAAAEESYGLRRLLRGFWAPLAISLGLVAADAGAGLLLPILIRHGIDQGVEQAVLGAVWAAAGLALAVVVAQWAAQFAETRMTGRTGERVLYALRVKIFAQLQRLGLDYYERELTGKIMTRMTTDVDSLSSFLQTGLVTAVVSVFTFFGILVALLVLDVELALIVFATLPVLVVGTIVFRRRSVAAYELARDRVSLVNADLQESVSGLRIVQAFRREGSGAKRFAERSHSYREARVRGQWLISVYFPFVQLLSSGAAAAVLIVGAGRVEAGTLTTGALVAYLLYIDLFFAPVQQLSQVFDGYQQATVALGRIQGLLREPTTTPLPERPRALEALRGEIAFEDVRFQYGTAEERGEKGEALAGISLRIPAGQTVAFVGETGAGKSTLVKMVARFYDPTSGRVTADGADIRELDLTAYRHRLGVVPQEAYLFPGTIRDAIAYGMPGASDAEVEGAARAVGAHDMIATLDGGYLHTVAERGRNLSAGQRQLIALARAELVDPDVLLLDEATAALDLATEAQVNQATDRLAGKRTTLVVAHRLTTAARADRVVVMDRGRVIEDGTHTELLARGGRYAELWRTFVGEDERAAA